GCCATCATCCACCCGCACCCGGACGACAGCACTCGGAGTACGCAGGCCGGGAATGGTCTCGGGCGGGGCGAGGTCGCGACACAAGCGGAGGGTCCGGCCACCCGGTGCGAGACGCGCTCGTCAGGCACGCAGACCCGCGAGACCAAGAGGGTCACCATCGCAGACCAACCGCCAACCGTGATGGGGGTGAAACGGGCCTTCACCCCACCCGAGCGCCGCAGCTCCCGGGAGAGGACCGCACCCCGGGCGGCGAACAGCACCCCCCGGCCAGCACCAACCGTCATCTCGCCGGTGAGGCCGAGGTATCCGCGACCGGTGGTCGGCGGCAGATCCCCGTACGGGTCATGCTGGATCTGCCAGCAATACGGCCACCGGGTATCGGCTTGCGAAGACAGGGTGCCCGAAGACCGTGCCTGCTATAAGTGCGGGGTATACGGGTACTTATACCCGGAGCGCCCGGAATGTCACCCGCCACCCAAGACGCTCGGCGAACAACGGGGCACATCTCCACCGCCACCGGGGGAGCCAGACATCTACTGGACCCGGCGCGGCAGCGGCACCGCCCACCGCAACTTTCGACTGTTTTGATACCGCTAATGATAACCTAATATCGCAAAAACCTATCGCTAAggttacagatttttctttaccgcaaacattttttaatatcgcaAAAACCTCTCGCTAaggttacatttttttttaccgtaaacatttttttattatagttaatattcctttttttactctctttcaATTCATATCGCAGCCTCTCGCCAATGTTACCGCTTTTTCTTGATACCGCagacatttttcttattatcgcaatttttttattatcgcatatttttaataccgcaaaattgttctttttctttttttcttatgccACTAGGCTagcaaagaaatttttttttcttttatgaataaataatcttaTTATCGCtacacaattattttctcgttaCTATAGTAACAGTGACCCACCTTATCACATGTACCCAATCACTCACTGTGTGCCCACGAGCCACTCCTGGATTCTGTCGTATTCACCGATACAGAATCAATTAACCCCCACTCTCGCAAATCGGTTACAAAATAACGCCCAACAATTGAAACCCCACTCGACCTTAACATCATGACTTCTTCAAAATTGAAGGAATTAAAAACTAAAGAAACCCGCTCTCGGTAAGATAAACGCCTAACTTCTACCGCGTCATCGTCGCGATGTCTAGTCACTTAACGCAGCAACAACTTGAGGTCAAAACTCCTTTTCGTCGCAATTATCTTAAAAATAAaggttacaaatttttttttgtcgcttTATCCAGAATAACACCTTACATAAGGCcaatatttcaatatcgcTCTAAATCGCATAAATTGTCTGAACTCCTCTGCAACAACACCCTTCAACCAAACAAACGAATCCACTACCTTTCTAtcttttcgcaaaaatttggGTAATCACTTCCCTTCCgttgtcacgtgcggagcggtctcgcacgcgacgacttcACCCTCTTTGTTCTTACcgaggtttatatttaatatttttggtGGATCAGGAggtgaacgtcctctacagggcgttccgTGGGAAATGGTTTGGAGGATTTCAATTATATTGTACCAATATTTTGAAGGAAGCAAGTAGAAATGTTTAATGAAACAACTAAAAGCAGCAAGGTTATAGACAAGGAAGCTTACACTACGTTCTTATGCTACTCACGTTCTCGCTCTTTCGCACTCTCTCTCGCGGCTTACTGCTTCGGCCTCGAAGTTGCCGAAGCTTACACCTTCACTCACTCACTTACGTGCTACACTGCTTGATTAAGTTCGTGGCTTTTAGTATTGCGCTTAATTCTAACTTCACAGACTGATGCCGCGACGCGAGATGCTTGGACGACCGCGTGTAGATTTAAAGGAATGCTCTCTCTAATCGTCGGAGACCCAAGACTTATAACTCTATACTCGACAGCTCTGAAGGAGCCTGTTTCCGTTGACGTTGGTTTGATCCTGTCTAACGGGActgacttcgctcgctcgtccgacaccccttggaacgtcgggcggcgaACGAGTTTCcgctgaatttacaattcgATGTTTTCGCTAAATACACAGTTCCAGACAAGGCTCACCTCGCGACagtcatcctcgaagcgcgtgatttcgcgctcgcctcatcccggtgttgattacacccgggatctggcgggcgcgaagacgctgacgttgctggctgtccaactacgccgttgcgcttggcTACTCCACGaaatgattataataaaatattttgtatagaCTAACTAAAACTATGCTTCCTTGTCTCTAGAAATAAtagtatataaaataatcgaTATGATCGGTAATATATTACAGTTTTGGGTAAatatgcggcgctcgtgacacCGTCACTCACAACCGATCAGGTCAATAGTAGAACCTTCAAAATCATACTTTCGCCAAGATTCAGTAAGTCGCACTCCAAAGTCTCGCAAACAAGTCAGGTATCGCATGGAACTTCAATCACATCCCATCTATCGCAACTATCTCTAACATCTCTAACGGTCATCTAGTCACATGCAAAAATAAGTAGTCAACATAATGGTTTCCAAATGGCAAAGGACCTCGTCGGTCCTCCGCAAGGAGGGGGgagttgtgacgtggtatttcgtaccccgtcactttatttaattatcgcatttccCTAGGTACAAATACCACTAAAAATAACggaagcacgtctgaggccgatactccaaaaatgaacgactgaTGATCTTTGagttgaattctctttactaagctaattttatgctattttctaattctgtaacgcTCTGCGAGAACCATCTACGAGATCTCcgcgtcaagataccaggCCTGACAGgagtcacgtaccagctcaacatcgaccaccaccgactacagacgaacgaataccgctgaaaccactcccgatggatgcctatctagttgtctaacagggtcgtgcgtgatgcacaagcagtacctccaactatttaagacttatcggccaggagccgaaccacgaacgaatgcttctaccgctcggatgcatcgtcaggcggcgtacagggctgtgcgtcaaaaacacaaaaaaaggcctcccgtcgacgatacttatcagcctggagctgaaccgaccatgacacctactaagtcgttgtctattaaatagaggacggttttctcttcacaaACCGTCCTATCaaaggactgcggcgtggaataggctatgatatgctgaccacgtggatctggtggatatagtgtggggatccgggttgagggccatcaccaccagatcgttcgggcatgagggcttcaatgagcgagggccgggatgcagcgccgacgaaatagctacaacggggagtaccagtgaagcaaggagtgagttacagtcggtcgcaagtccaaaggaccggtgacgtaatattgccgcacacctcaatatcgcaacacatgagcagtacgacctcccctctcaccaacgataccgcacagctgaagaaaaacatctctgaccaccttccgacgtcccgatacctcgatacctgtcgtcgagggaaaagaaaaacaagcggcgagggattatcccCGCCGACCCGTAGACcagacctacgcgacctgctggtccaattagaataccgcaaatttgaggaagaatcacgtgacagcagctcgatggaaatcaggatcatcgctcatctcgtcactctacgttcagcTCTTGAATAATAACGACGTGCTATCGCAATATTTAGTGTCATTACCTCTACCTGCAGATCTGGTTTTCGCTATCGTACCGCATTCTCTAGTACCTGTTATATCGTCTTTTACGTAAgagaggttccttttctattttgtgaagccacgaaaATACTTGCAATATACAGGGTGACCACGATAAGGTGGCCACCACCCTCCAAAATCTAGCCgtgtgataatttgagaaattttttgcatgattttcaaaggatttgcgacgatctctccgatagcgaagtcgaattttttttaaaaacaaccgtttttgcgcgcgaaaaaaaaattttcgatttcgggACTAAAAatagggtttaatttttttttctgaaaatacgcaaaatcctgagtgcggatatcaaaaattttccgggattcgtcaaaccaatcacccagaaataaatctcaaaattcgaactttttgtcgaaaattcggtactaactggcggaacaggtggaattgaaatatctggcaaAATCGACCAGCGCCAACTTCACCCGAGTCCAGGTAGCGGTATACGATATGTCATTGACGATTCTGCGCGATGAGTTTCGTTGGACTGACTTTCTCTGTTTGCAGCTAGGCGAGCAGCAAGATTAGTAGTTTCAAAATATCTGTATTGAGAGAAGCGTGACAAAAACGTCCGCAttcaaaattatcaatgataatcAACACGAAAACAGCATAACGGGAGGttaacaagcattttgttatcatCGGTTGCCAGTGACAACCGTTGTAGCGCGGAGGTTAGCAAACGCTCACGCGTGGCCGATCCGGCCGATCAAGATCCCGCTATTACCGTTTGCCGACGCGGCGACGACGAGATGATGTAGCGCAAAAATTgcaattctttcgaaaatgatcatcgaaTCAACCCGATTCTGTCAAAGTGCAGCCTTATTGACAAAGGCTTATCACTcttattttacagaaaaatgatttgaagaaacgaacagaatccacccgaattttgacagtgtattgcttgttcatcgcaaaattctaggtcagtttatttatattctggagAACGATGCGCGAAAATTGGTTAATTCCGACACCGTGTATTTACTTTCGTACGTCGAATATTTCCGCGGCAACAAAGCACGTGGGTGGCCGACTTTTCTGTGATTCTAGTAGTAACAATGAGCGCAATATTGCCACGACCCAgcgttattttcacgcaatgatgaaaccggggacagtaaactacggttcgaaattattttctgtgATGTATTCAACTAATACGATTAATGAGTGAAACACTTAGGTTAAATGATAAAGAGATAAtggtttattatattaatagaAGTATTACAAATGCGTAGTATGTACAAAGGATACTCGATCGGTTTGCCTAAACCGTGGCGTGCGGTAGCGCGACTAGCACAAGAGTGAGTCTCTTCTATATCGGAGCACGGCGTGCTCCGacacacacatacgcacacacataCTCCATCACTCATCATACCAACTTAGCTGtgtgtgtattatacatgACAGCTTGTTCGCTCCGCGTGCCGCTCTCATACGTACTACGATACACTACACTTTCCGCCTTTTTTAAGATTTGTTTAGACGTGGAGACCGACGCATTGGTACattacttttcttttgtttaacAATTTGGTCGATGTGTCTCTTAGCTAACGCATGATCAGAGTCTCTAATAACATATGTAGACGGagatactttttttattacttctcCAGTTACTCTTTTCTCACCTCGAACGCGATGGTTATCAAACAATACGGTGTCTCCCACAATCACATCATTTTGTCTTGTACCCGGTTTCGTCATTATTTGCGCTCGCTGTTTTTTCTCTACGTGCGCTGCTACACTGGTTCTCAGAAGGTCAAAACGAGTGCGCAAGTCTCTGTTATACATGAGTTGTGCAGGGCTTTTCCCTGTAGTACAATGTGCTATGTTTCTATAATCGAATAAGAATAAGTTTACAGCCGATTCTGGCGTCTCTCCCCCTTTGATGATTTTCGtgactttatttttaaaagtgccaACGAAATTTTCTGCCGCGCCGTTCGTCGCTGGGTGATACGGCGGTGCAAAACTATGGTTAACTCCATTGCCCCGTAGAAAATCTAAGAATATATCTGCTCGGAATTGCGGTCCCCCGTCTGTTACCATATGTAGTGGTAACCCGTATTTAGCGAATATGCTTTTTAGTACATTTATTAGTTTAATAGCTGTGGTATTTGTATTTTCCTTTTGTATTGCTAATGGCCAGCATCCAAACGCTGCAAGCCATTGCCTGCCAATCAAAATTGGACCATTGCCTGGCAGCACATAACAATATAATGTGCATTTCTTCCCATTGAATTCAGCTTTTAAGTTTTTTATTAGGCCCGACGCGTGTAAGACTTTATTGTCGTATGTATGCAATTTGACATTTGTTTCCGTTAATACCTCGtcacgaaaatatttttctttttcggttTCTGAAATCACGGTCGCGTACGTGCCCGTGTCAatttccatatttatttctttaccgTTGATTGTAACATGTAATTACGTACATCGGCTCGGCGCGCGCGCTTTCATTGCCCATACTCACACTCGCATACATACTTTTGTCGTCGGTCTTGAGGCAGAAGAACTCGTTGGTGTGCGACggctcctcttcctcctcctcctcctgtAGTTCACCGTCGTCCCCTACCAGCTTGTTTACGCCGCCCCTCGTTGTTCCGTGCTTCTTGAGGCATACCTTCTCTAAATGCCCCTTCCCTTTGCAGTAGCCGCAGCATTCATGTTTATGGTGGCATTTGGCGCGCACGTGATTGCGACCGCCACAGCACCAACACTTGATGTCCGGCCTGTTATGATTTTGGGTATCGTCTCTTTTGTCTGCTCCAAAATGCGGCTTGCTTGGTGGCCTTCTGCTGTTATATGGGTTCGCCGTCTTGCTTTCTTGCTTCAATGCAAACATATCTCGTTGTGTGTTTCTCTTTTCGAGCGTGTTTGCTACACTTGACGCGTTTTTCACCGCTGCTTCTCTTGCGATTGCTTCTTTTAATGCAGCGTCAAACGTGAGTTTACTCGTTTTAAACAGTTCAACTCGCGTTGTATCATCGCGCATTCCAACGACGAACTGATCTCGCAGTGAGGTTTGCAGGTCGCTAAATTCGCAATTTAGCGCTAATTTCTTTAGCCTTGCCGCGAATTCGGCTACTGATTCGTTGATGTTCTGCTTGGCTTGGTTAAAGGTGCATCTTTCCATCAACTCGGAAGGCTTCGGCGTAAGATGATTTGTCATCATTTCAACTAAATCCGCGTAGCTTTTATTTGCTGCTTTTTCCGGCGCGCATAAGCTTTTTATTAGTTTATATGCGTCGTCGTCGAGACGCGAGAGTAACTCTCCCGCCTtgtcttcttcttttactttCTTCGTACTAATTCGAATATCTAAGCGTTCTACGAATATTTCCCAGTCACTTGTATCCAAACAAAACTCTAACCTTGCCTGGTTATTCGACATGTTGCTGTCTGTATCAGAGTCGGACACCGAAAAGAAAGACGCGTCGTCACCCGATGTATCGTCTTGTTGATTGTTTTGATTCGTGGTCTTATTCGATTCTATTTCCGCGTTCGTGATTGTAGGCTGTTTCGCGCTTGCCGCcgaaatttcttctttgacGATAGCTACCACCTTTTTTCGGAGATTCTCGAACAATTCGGTGTCGTTGTATGGGATGCCACGTGTCTTTAACTCGTTTTTTAATTGTTCCGCGTTTAAATTATATACCCATccaactttctttttctcttctgtaTCCTTGTTATCACTCATTTAAAGGTTAAGTCACTTATAAGTATTATCTTGTTCACTGCATTCACACTTAAACGTGATGAAAACTTTATTCTTAACCTCAAAGTTTTCGTTATATGCGTGCCTCGTAAGCCTGCACATGcattcggtttttttttttcacctttgaCTCTGTATTGCGCACCGTTTGTTCTTTTGTACAACCTGTTTTCTCTAACACGTGCTCTCACTTATCACTTGCACGCGCGTTTTCCAACATCAGACATCCTCGTCGCCAATTGTGATGTATTCAACTAATACGATTAATGAGTGAAACACTTAGGTTAAATGATAAAGAGATAAtggtttattatattaatagaAGTATTACAAATGCGTAGTATGTGCAAAGGATACTCGATCGGTTTGCCTAAACCGTGGCGTGCGGTAGCGCGACTAGCACAAGAGTGAGTCTCTTCTATATCGGAGCACGGCGTGCTCCGacacacacatacgcacacacataCTCCATCACTCATCATACCAACTTAGCTGtgtgtgtattatacatgACAGCTTGTTCGCTCCGCGTGCCGCTCTCATACGTACTACAATACACTACATTTTCGAGGAAAATATGCCGTTGCATTttggaatttcgttaattgtccGACAAATTGATACGTAATGCGTAAGAACGAAATGACTCGCATTTGTTTAGAACGAAACCCTTGCATTGGTCTCTACTTCGATACGAAAATCGTACTATTCTTATCCAGATGACAGAAGTATGTGCGAAGCACGACATGCTGAGTTATGTTAAAGGACGGAGGAAGTATGGCCGATGTTATGACAGAAGTAGAAGCATGAAGGAATAATCGTCAGGTTATGATTCATCTACCTTTTacctgtgatttttccatttcgcgggcgacaaagacagtattttttcgtaaatgcgatcgccacgcttcactttccatttcaattcaatgacagttcgtcaatgacaataattagcaaaataatattgagtttgtaaaccgatgcagagatttgatacttaattctatacaattccttacagatgtggtaatacaaatgtttgattagtctttacatgtgcaatgaaatattttgtttcattcaaaatatgtacaatgcgtAAATTCGGGAATCCGTTATTTTTTGGGATCGCGAATAGTATTGCACAACAGAATTATGCACCTTCGATACTCCTCGTGTGTTAATCCGTCCAcctcgctgaaaattttttcaacgaatgctgaaatttacCGGGACGCgggcataatatttgcaatgttgcccgctacatttcatacattgaataatgcgtaattacttttcactgcgtaataaatattctccggcattgcttcgtgtttgcctttcccggttggactcatctctgtcaaactatcgttgtctaagataattttgaagagtgctcggttcgtttctttccgactcttgtacataatctcggtgacggcggccatttgcacattgtcaacccacacgtcgtaccctatgcttaaccgtacttgatgacaatttaaaaatgataattatcttatcaaaattagtgaCAATTTAGTGTAAAAGTATTACCAACAGATCGTTTTCCGCTACTCGGTGCTGTTACTTTCAGGACAATTTGTAAAGTGTTCCATGACTTCGTTTGATTAAcgcatttattcgtttctttgttttaattgcgactgtagtcgcagtttcataatgtagctacacaacattttgttggagacattgaattgatgcattatttactgaaaatttaatgcattatgaaacggacgcagcattattgtaaatggtgtattttttcacagatcacgAGTGCAGCACCTCGACATACAAGTTTAAATTTCTGAATCGACGTGATCTGAGATACTGTATTCGtgcgtgtacatataattatttttaattatttaatttatttatttatttattcattcattcattcattcatttaattattcattgattcagtcatttatttattcattgattcattcattgattcattcatttattcattcgtttaatcattcatttatttatttattcatttacttatttattattttttttttttcattgcgtATGGCCAAATCGGTGGGGAAATCCTTTATGGACCACCCTAGGTAGGGTACCGTCACTCCCAGTAGTGTGGGACTCGCCTTACGGAATACCCACTAAAACCACCACCAAAAACCGTTCcttgctgtcgtccacaccccacggaactgtcgtcgtacctgtttttgagaatcaaatctCACGATTAGAACAACACgaggcaaatattttgataaaatttaatctaacaaacggatgtgaactagacttttcaccattttcgtgacaccattctcgcgttacagaaacgctgaaactcaggtttatttgcaataaaattcattAGAGTTCAGAAGTATTCAATACGAGCCtgtagtaaaaagaaacttgtattGCATTTCACTTCtggtctcgttctgtgttatcgtccgccaaaagccattcctagctgtcgtccacaccacacggaactgtcgtcgcatctgtttttgagaatcaaatatgaggattagaaaaatacgaggcacatattttgataaaattagatttgacatttttgaaactacagatgcagtttaacgtgcatcaaaaacaaacgaatgtgcactcgactttttacgattttcgtgacaccattctcgcattacagaaacgctgaagctcaaatttcttcgcaataagaacaccggcacacaaaaaaaattaagtagaATGTGCatttgaccggacctacctacGAGTACGTATTTTGGtccgctgaatccgaattcGAGGTCAGTTTGACCCCTACACCcccaaaatttcgagaaaacttcgaaaaaccgtaaaaatgatgaaaatcggcagttttgaagataaaaaaaattttttggaactaAACTAAGCgtgattttcatgtatttcgaTCCACTGAATAtgaatcgaaactttattaAGACCACGAGCCgttttaaatgtaaaaaaattacacaaaccctccaaaattccgaaaaaagtaatttttttggtttttttattctcgttttCAACTTCTGAAGACTTAATTGCTTGTGCCTGTAACCAGGGCGCCTCCACGTGGTGACGGTGGGCAACAGAACCATCTGGCAGAGTCCCTGGGTTAACGGCGTGTGTGCCGTCATGGCAGGTACAAGTGATAACTACTTTACGATGCAGGGATTCGGAAACCCAGTATCGGCGTCTGGTCAGGGTGAGAAAGCAGGCCCGCAGGCGTCGTCATCAAGCGACTGCAGCTCTTTAGAAGTGGGAAACTTGGCTACTG
Above is a genomic segment from Neodiprion pinetum isolate iyNeoPine1 chromosome 1, iyNeoPine1.2, whole genome shotgun sequence containing:
- the LOC138190912 gene encoding uncharacterized protein, with the protein product MSDNKDTEEKKKVGWVYNLNAEQLKNELKTRGIPYNDTELFENLRKKVVAIVKEEISAASAKQPTITNAEIESNKTTNQNNQQDDTSGDDASFFSVSDSDTDSNMSNNQARLEFCLDTSDWEIFVERLDIRISTKKVKEEDKAGELLSRLDDDAYKLIKSLCAPEKAANKSYADLVEMMTNHLTPKPSELMERCTFNQAKQNINESVAEFAARLKKLALNCEFSDLQTSLRDQFVVGMRDDTTRVELFKTSKLTFDAALKEAIAREAAVKNASSVANTLEKRNTQRDMFALKQESKTANPYNSRRPPSKPHFGADKRDDTQNHNRPDIKCWCCGGRNHVRAKCHHKHECCGYCKGKGHLEKVCLKKHGTTRGGVNKLVGDDGELQEEEEEEEPSHTNEFFCLKTDDKSNGPILIGRQWLAAFGCWPLAIQKENTNTTAIKLINVLKSIFAKYGLPLHMVTDGGPQFRADIFLDFLRGNGVNHSFAPPYHPATNGAAENFVGTFKNKVTKIIKGGETPESAVNLFLFDYRNIAHCTTGKSPAQLMYNRDLRTRFDLLRTSVAAHVEKKQRAQIMTKPGTRQNDVIVGDTVLFDNHRVRGEKRVTGEVIKKVSPSTYVIRDSDHALAKRHIDQIVKQKKSNVPMRRSPRLNKS